The Bubalus kerabau isolate K-KA32 ecotype Philippines breed swamp buffalo chromosome X, PCC_UOA_SB_1v2, whole genome shotgun sequence genome has a segment encoding these proteins:
- the LOC129638810 gene encoding spermatid nuclear transition protein 3-like, which yields MTKVTRKPRQPRRVAMRFASRMKGRKKILCQWRYRGSVKAQNMTMRFRRPLQGTLRKKIQSYATQSKKVKKTRKPNCFFCSCARKKLNKCRKSYQNMRQSQRRQNQKRR from the exons ATGACTAAGGTAACCAGGAAGCCACGGCAGCCAAGAAGAGTTGCAATGCGGTTTGCTTCAaggatgaaaggaagaaagaagatccTTTGTCAATGGAGATACAGAGGCAGTGTGAAG gcacaaaatatgaccatgaggtTCAGAAGACCTCtacaaggaaccttgagaaagaaaatccaatcatatgccactcagtcgaagaaggtgaagaaaacaagaaaaccaaactgttttttctgttcctgtgcacgtaagaaactgaataaatgcagaaaaagttaCCAAAATATGAGACAGAGTcaaaggaggcagaatcaaaagagaagataa